The following proteins are co-located in the Lachnospiraceae bacterium genome:
- a CDS encoding ABC-F family ATP-binding cassette domain-containing protein — protein MLQIQNLTLTHQKDLRTIIENFTFSLQPGDKAVIIGEEGNGKSTLLKWLYDPALIEGYAQASGTRLLEGSLLGYLPQELPEADKDKTVYEFYAQSAAFFDQTPRELARIAMQLSLPPEFFYLDQPVHSLSGGEKVKMQLARILMEKPDILLLDEPSGDIDIETLQWLETFIRDSPFPLLFISHDETLIENTANVIIHLEKLERGRSVRHTIARLSYRDYIQKRSAQLQKQTQLAYNEEREYRKQMDRFYHIQQQVEHDLRTITRQNPPGARLLKKKMKAVKSQERRFEREHENRTQVPHTELAIMIAFDPGTALPAGKCILDLSLDHLAVGERTLAPALSLRVMGREKICIVGRNGCGKSTLMKQIAAVLFPRTDLKVCYMPQNYEDQLDLSLSPLEWLAITGDKEELTQIRTHLGSMRYTPDEMFHPMRELSGGQKAKILLLKMILSKANVLLLDEPTRNFSPLSNPVIREVLSAFQGCVISISHDRKYIDEVADTVYELSPQGLLKRP, from the coding sequence ATGCTACAAATTCAAAATTTAACGCTCACGCATCAAAAGGATCTGCGTACCATCATAGAAAATTTTACGTTCAGCCTGCAGCCCGGCGACAAAGCCGTGATCATCGGCGAAGAAGGCAACGGAAAATCCACGCTGCTCAAATGGTTATATGATCCTGCGCTCATCGAGGGCTATGCGCAGGCCAGCGGAACTCGGCTCCTCGAGGGCTCTCTGCTCGGGTATCTCCCTCAGGAGCTTCCCGAAGCCGACAAAGATAAAACCGTCTACGAATTTTATGCGCAGAGCGCGGCCTTTTTCGACCAGACTCCGCGCGAGCTTGCACGCATCGCCATGCAGCTTAGTCTCCCTCCAGAATTTTTCTATCTGGACCAGCCGGTGCATTCCCTCTCCGGAGGGGAAAAGGTCAAAATGCAGCTGGCACGCATTTTAATGGAAAAGCCCGATATCCTCCTGCTCGACGAACCCAGCGGCGACATTGATATCGAAACTCTGCAATGGCTTGAAACTTTCATCAGGGACAGTCCATTTCCTCTGCTTTTCATCTCACATGATGAGACGCTCATCGAAAACACAGCCAACGTGATCATTCACCTTGAAAAGCTAGAGCGCGGCCGCTCCGTCCGGCACACCATCGCGCGTCTGTCCTACCGTGACTATATCCAAAAACGCAGTGCCCAATTACAAAAGCAGACACAGCTCGCATATAACGAAGAACGAGAATACCGCAAACAGATGGACCGGTTCTATCATATTCAGCAGCAGGTCGAGCACGACCTAAGGACCATCACCCGTCAAAATCCCCCTGGCGCCCGCCTGCTCAAAAAGAAAATGAAAGCCGTTAAGTCTCAGGAACGCCGCTTTGAACGGGAACACGAAAACCGTACGCAGGTCCCTCACACCGAGCTAGCCATCATGATCGCCTTCGATCCCGGCACTGCCCTGCCCGCCGGCAAATGCATCCTCGATCTTTCCTTAGACCACCTTGCGGTGGGAGAACGAACGCTGGCCCCTGCTCTGTCGCTGCGCGTCATGGGCCGTGAAAAAATTTGCATTGTCGGGCGCAATGGCTGCGGCAAATCTACACTCATGAAGCAAATTGCAGCTGTGCTGTTTCCGCGCACTGACTTAAAGGTCTGCTATATGCCGCAAAATTATGAGGATCAGCTGGATCTGTCTCTATCGCCCTTAGAATGGCTCGCCATTACCGGAGATAAAGAAGAGCTCACGCAAATCCGCACCCATCTGGGAAGCATGCGGTATACTCCTGATGAGATGTTTCATCCTATGCGTGAGCTCTCCGGCGGCCAAAAGGCCAAAATTCTGCTGCTCAAAATGATTTTATCCAAAGCAAATGTACTGCTGCTCGACGAACCCACCCGCAACTTCTCGCCGCTTTCTAACCCCGTCATTCGTGAGGTACTCAGCGCTTTTCAGGGCTGCGTGATCAGTATCTCTCATGACCGAAAATATATCGATGAGGTCGCCGATACCGTCTATGAACTTAGTCCGCAGGGCTTACTCAAGAGGCCTTAA
- a CDS encoding ECF transporter S component, which translates to MKISRTKKLTTLAMLAALAYLVMVVGRIPIVLFLKYDPKDVIITIGGFIFGPLSAFAISAVVSVIEMFTVSDTGIIGAVMNLVSTCSFAFVAALIYKKNHTLKGAVIGLLVGVCSMVIVMLLWNYLLTPIYMGYPREAVAAMLPTAFLPFNLLKGGLNAGLTVLLYKPVVKTLRKAGLAPASEQTEEKVSGKVSASVMIIAVLVLITCILFALVLADVI; encoded by the coding sequence ATGAAGATCTCAAGAACAAAAAAGTTAACAACATTAGCCATGCTGGCAGCACTTGCTTATTTGGTCATGGTTGTGGGGCGCATTCCGATCGTACTTTTTTTGAAGTATGATCCTAAAGATGTGATCATTACGATTGGCGGTTTTATTTTTGGACCGCTTTCGGCATTTGCGATATCGGCAGTCGTGTCGGTGATTGAAATGTTTACCGTGAGCGATACCGGGATCATCGGTGCTGTGATGAATTTGGTTTCGACTTGCAGCTTTGCCTTTGTAGCGGCTCTGATTTATAAGAAGAATCATACCCTTAAAGGAGCGGTGATTGGACTTTTGGTTGGCGTATGCTCTATGGTGATCGTGATGCTGCTTTGGAATTATTTGCTCACGCCAATCTATATGGGATATCCGCGGGAAGCAGTGGCCGCTATGCTGCCCACAGCGTTTTTACCGTTCAATCTGCTAAAGGGCGGCCTGAATGCAGGCTTAACGGTGCTTTTATATAAGCCAGTAGTCAAAACATTGAGAAAAGCGGGGTTGGCGCCCGCCAGCGAGCAGACAGAGGAGAAGGTTTCGGGTAAGGTTAGCGCTTCTGTAATGATCATTGCCGTGCTGGTGCTAATCACTTGCATCTTATTTGCCCTAGTCCTTGCAGATGTGATTTAA
- a CDS encoding DNA-deoxyinosine glycosylase, which produces MRQKHDFGPVWNEESRILILGSFPSVKSREQGFYYGHPQNRFWKLLASLLREGQPQSIEEKKQFLLQHKIAVWDVIESCEIVGSSDSSIRNVEVNDFSDILEKSQIRHIFANGNKAFELYERYAKPQTEREAKRLPSTSPANAAYSLEKLMEKWTCILEDL; this is translated from the coding sequence ATGAGACAAAAACATGATTTTGGACCCGTCTGGAATGAAGAGAGCAGGATTTTGATCTTGGGCAGCTTTCCTTCTGTGAAGTCGAGAGAGCAAGGCTTTTATTACGGGCATCCGCAGAATCGTTTCTGGAAGCTTTTGGCTTCTCTCTTGAGAGAGGGACAGCCGCAAAGCATAGAAGAGAAGAAACAATTTCTTTTGCAGCATAAGATTGCAGTATGGGATGTGATTGAAAGCTGTGAAATTGTAGGATCGTCAGACAGCTCTATTCGGAACGTAGAGGTTAATGATTTCAGCGATATTTTAGAAAAGAGTCAGATTAGGCATATTTTTGCGAATGGCAATAAGGCTTTTGAACTTTATGAAAGATATGCAAAACCGCAAACAGAGAGGGAGGCAAAGCGGCTGCCTTCAACAAGCCCGGCCAATGCCGCCTATTCATTGGAAAAGCTAATGGAGAAATGGACTTGCATTTTGGAGGATTTGTGA
- a CDS encoding acyl-CoA thioesterase, which translates to MIKPYQHKVHYYETDQMSIVHHSNYIRWFEEARCDILEQLGIGYAKLEAQGIMIPVLSISCEYKTMTRFGDTVHIFGRILYYDGVRLKMGYEVKDAATGELRCMGESSHCFLHAGGPISLKRKYSQIDTLFRNYLCEEPHL; encoded by the coding sequence ATGATAAAGCCGTATCAGCATAAAGTACATTATTATGAAACAGATCAGATGAGCATTGTGCATCATTCTAATTATATTCGCTGGTTTGAAGAGGCTCGCTGTGATATTTTGGAGCAGCTGGGCATTGGATATGCTAAGCTGGAGGCGCAGGGAATCATGATTCCCGTATTGTCGATCTCCTGCGAATATAAGACGATGACACGCTTTGGGGATACGGTTCATATATTCGGCAGAATATTGTATTATGATGGCGTACGGCTAAAAATGGGGTATGAGGTAAAGGATGCAGCAACAGGGGAACTTAGATGCATGGGAGAAAGCAGTCATTGCTTTTTGCATGCGGGCGGTCCGATTTCTCTGAAAAGAAAGTACTCGCAAATTGATACTCTATTTAGAAACTATTTGTGTGAGGAGCCTCACTTGTGA